In Thermococcus camini, a genomic segment contains:
- a CDS encoding phosphorylating glyceraldehyde-3-phosphate dehydrogenase, which produces MKVKVGVNGYGTIGKRVAYAVTKQDDMKLMGVTKTKPDFEAYRAMELGIPVYAASEEFLPRFEKAGFEVAGTLGDLLEEVDVIVDATPGGMGAKNKELYEEAGVKAIFQGGEKASVAEVSFVAQANYEKALGKDYVRVVSCNTTGLTRTLSAIQEYIDYVYAVMIRRAADPNDSKRGPVNAITPSVAVPSHHGPDVQTVIPINIETSAFVVPTTLMHVHSIMVELKKPLESKDVVEVFENTTRVLLFEKEKGFDSTAQLIEFARDLHREWNNLYEIAVWKESVSVRRNRLFYIQAVHQESDVVPENIDAIRAMFEMADKWESIRKTNESLGILK; this is translated from the coding sequence ATGAAGGTGAAGGTTGGAGTTAACGGTTACGGAACGATAGGAAAGCGCGTCGCCTACGCGGTCACGAAGCAGGACGATATGAAGCTCATGGGCGTTACCAAGACGAAGCCGGACTTTGAAGCTTACCGCGCGATGGAGCTTGGAATTCCGGTTTATGCTGCCAGCGAGGAGTTCCTGCCAAGGTTCGAGAAGGCGGGCTTTGAGGTGGCAGGAACACTCGGTGACCTCCTTGAGGAGGTTGACGTCATTGTGGATGCCACCCCTGGGGGAATGGGAGCCAAAAACAAGGAGCTCTACGAGGAGGCAGGGGTTAAGGCGATTTTCCAGGGTGGCGAGAAGGCTAGCGTCGCGGAGGTTTCCTTCGTGGCTCAGGCCAACTACGAGAAAGCATTGGGGAAGGACTACGTCCGCGTTGTCTCGTGCAACACCACGGGCCTTACCAGAACCCTCTCAGCGATTCAGGAGTACATAGACTACGTCTACGCAGTTATGATTAGAAGGGCCGCCGACCCGAACGACTCCAAGCGCGGACCTGTGAATGCGATAACGCCGAGCGTAGCGGTTCCTTCGCACCACGGCCCTGATGTTCAAACGGTGATTCCGATAAACATTGAAACGAGCGCCTTTGTTGTTCCGACCACGCTCATGCACGTTCACAGCATAATGGTCGAGCTGAAGAAGCCGCTCGAATCCAAGGACGTCGTTGAGGTCTTCGAGAACACCACAAGGGTTCTCCTCTTCGAGAAGGAGAAGGGCTTTGACAGCACGGCCCAGCTTATAGAGTTCGCCCGTGACCTGCACCGCGAGTGGAACAACCTCTACGAGATTGCCGTCTGGAAGGAGAGCGTAAGTGTGAGAAGAAACAGGCTCTTCTACATCCAGGCGGTTCACCAGGAGAGCGACGTCGTTCCGGAGAACATAGACGCGATAAGGGCCATGTTTGAGATGGCCGACAAGTGGGAGAGCATAAGGAAGACGAACGAGAGCCTGGGGATTTTGAAGTGA
- a CDS encoding DUF167 domain-containing protein, which yields MSAKFLKETKDGTILLVYVQPKAKRNEIEGVDEWRGRLKVKIKAPPVDGKANKELVRFLSKVLGAEVELVRGETSREKDVVVKRLTPEEIKKKLGL from the coding sequence ATGAGCGCGAAGTTCCTGAAGGAGACCAAGGACGGGACGATTCTACTCGTTTACGTCCAGCCGAAGGCGAAGAGGAACGAGATTGAAGGCGTTGATGAGTGGCGCGGTCGCTTAAAGGTCAAAATCAAGGCCCCGCCCGTAGATGGAAAAGCCAACAAAGAACTCGTCAGGTTCCTCTCGAAGGTTCTCGGTGCGGAGGTTGAGCTCGTCAGGGGTGAGACGAGCAGGGAGAAGGATGTGGTGGTTAAGAGGCTAACCCCTGAGGAAATCAAGAAAAAATTGGGGCTGTAA
- a CDS encoding DUF402 domain-containing protein: MAGKLHLIYRRLPNRILERDDEVVADLGDVIVAKSRFEGMLAPLRVNGVEVIKNGYNMLYFAFVGENYDILKVYDEKGNFKGLYIDVLAYTKREGNTLEMLDLFLDIFVFPSGEAFLLDEDELEMALNYGVIEGETFDFAYRVAREIIEKIKRNEFPPDIVWRYNWRD, encoded by the coding sequence ATGGCCGGGAAGCTCCACCTCATCTACCGTCGCCTTCCAAACAGGATTCTTGAGCGCGATGACGAGGTAGTCGCTGATTTGGGAGATGTCATAGTTGCCAAATCCCGCTTTGAGGGCATGCTTGCCCCGCTGAGAGTGAACGGCGTCGAGGTAATCAAGAACGGTTATAATATGCTCTATTTTGCCTTTGTCGGAGAGAACTACGACATCCTGAAGGTCTACGACGAGAAGGGAAACTTCAAAGGCCTCTACATCGACGTTCTGGCTTACACAAAGAGGGAAGGAAACACCCTTGAGATGCTAGACCTTTTCCTTGACATCTTCGTCTTCCCGAGTGGCGAGGCCTTCCTCCTCGATGAAGACGAGCTTGAGATGGCACTTAACTACGGAGTGATTGAGGGGGAGACCTTTGACTTCGCCTACCGCGTTGCGAGGGAAATCATCGAAAAGATTAAACGGAATGAGTTCCCGCCAGATATCGTGTGGAGATACAACTGGAGGGATTGA